The following are from one region of the Salvia hispanica cultivar TCC Black 2014 chromosome 1, UniMelb_Shisp_WGS_1.0, whole genome shotgun sequence genome:
- the LOC125201941 gene encoding dirigent protein 22-like: protein MNTFSILLALSITILLHLAQCHIIDERTDIDLVELGLDQTAQKQKLSRFRVYWHDIPTSNPPSSIPIVKPVTKTGFGQINMIDNPLTLGPELSSKAVGKAQGFYGMASQEEVGLLMAMNFFFTTGKYNGSSITILGRNVVFDRVREMPVSGGSGLFRWARGYVQARTHVFDLKSGAATVEYTIYVMHY from the coding sequence ATGAACACCTTCTCAATTCTCCTTGCTCTCTCCATCACCATCCTCCTACATTTAGCGCAATGTCACATCATTGATGAGCGCACCGACATCGATCTGGTCGAGCTCGGGCTCGACCAGACTGCTCAGAAGCAGAAGCTAAGTCGCTTCCGCGTCTATTGGCATGACATCCCAACCAGTAACCCCCCTTCATCGATACCCATCGTGAAGCCCGTTACTAAAACGGGGTTCGGGCAAATCAACATGATCGACAACCCGCTAACCCTAGGGCCCGAACTGAGCTCGAAGGCAGTGGGAAAAGCCCAAGGGTTCTACGGGATGGCTTCACAAGAGGAGGTCGGGCTTTTGATGGCTATGAACTTCTTCTTCACAACCGGGAAGTATAATGGAAGTTCAATAACTATTTTGGGAAGGAATGTTGTGTTTGATCGCGTGAGAGAAATGCCTGTCAGTGGCGGCTCCGGGCTTTTTCGTTGGGCCCGTGGCTATGTGCAGGCCCGAACCCATGTTTTTGACCTCAAGAGTGGGGCTGCCACGGTTGAGTACACTATTTATGTGATGCATTATTGA
- the LOC125200546 gene encoding dirigent protein 22-like → MCTFSILLALSITILLHLAQCHIIDERTYLDLVELELDQKALKQKQSRFRVYWHDIPSGNPPSSMPIVKPVTKTHKTYKMGFGQVNMMDNPLTLGPELSSKAVGKAQGFYGMASQEEVGLLMAMNFFLTTGKYNGSSITILGRNVVFDHVREMPVFGGSGLYRWARGYVQAQTHDLDPKSGDATVEYTIYVMHY, encoded by the exons ATGTGCACCTTCTCAATTCTCCTAGCTCTCTCCATCACCATCCTCCTACATTTGGCGCAATGTCACATCATTGATGAGCGCACTTACCTCGATCTGGTCGAGCTTGAGCTCGACCAGAAAGCTTTAAAGCAGAAGCAAAGCCGCTTCCGTGTCTATTGGCACGACATCCCAAGCGGGAACCCCCCTTCATCAATGCCCATAGTGAAGCCCGTTACTAAAAC ACATAAAACTTACAAAATGGGCTTCGGGCAAGTCAACATGATGGACAACCCGCTAACCCTAGGGCCCGAACTGAGCTCAAAGGCCGTGGGAAAAGCCCAAGGGTTCTACGGGATGGCTTCACAAGAGGAGGTTGGGCTATTGATGGCTATGAACTTCTTCCTCACAACCGGGAAGTATAATGGAAGCTCAATTACTATTTTGGGAAGGAATGTTGTGTTTGATCACGTGAGAGAAATGCCTGTCTTTGGCGGCTCCGGGCTTTATCGGTGGGCCCGTGGCTATGTGCAGGCCCAAACCCATGATCTTGATCCTAAGAGTGGGGATGCCACGGTTGAGTACACTATTTATGTGATgcattattga